A stretch of the Fusobacterium varium genome encodes the following:
- a CDS encoding carbamoyl phosphate synthase large subunit produces the protein MLDKSIKKTLVIGSGPIIIGQAAEFDYSGTQACETLKKEGIEVVLINSNPATIMTDKAVADRIYIEPITADFVEKVIAKERPDSIIAGMGGQTGLNMVVELHEKGILEKYGVKVIGTSVEAIKKGEDREIFRETMNKLGEPIIQSKIVESLEEGFEVAREIGYPVVVRPAYTLGGTGGGIANDPNELEDILMKGLSLSMVGQVLLEKSIYGWKEIEYEVIRDKNGNTIVVCNMENVDPVGIHTGDSIVVAPTQTLSDKECRMLRASAVKIVNEVGVIGGCNVQFALHPKSFEYAIIEINPRVSRSSALASKATGYPIARVSTKLAMGYTLNEIVNEATQTTYACFDPTIDYIVVKIPKWPFDKFKKANRRLGTKMMATGEVMAIGNNFEAAFLKGIRSLEIGRYNLEHPVAKKMTMEELKAAVVKPDDERIFIVAEMLRRGYIKEKLQKITGIDKFFMEKIEWIVKQEEIVKRMSLRDLDEIYLRKLKKKGFSDKGIAELMRISEEDITSKRKEHHILPVYKMVDTCAGEFKASSSYYYSTYDQYDEVEVSDRRKIVVIGSGPIRIGQGIEFDYCTVHAVKTLKKLGIESIIINNNPETVSTDFSTADKLYFEPLVTEDIMNILEKEKPEGVILQFGGQTAIKLANDLSDRGIKVIGTSADKIDEAEDRERFEEMMEVLNIARPKGRAVWDVAHGIEIANEIKYPVLVRPSYVLGGQGMEICHDEYNLVKYLEASFDRDPSNPVLIDKYLNGIELEVDAVCDGEEVLIPGVMEHLERAGVHSGDSITIYPQQNLYEGTEDKILKITYKIAKALEVKGMMNIQFIAYENELYVIEVNPRSSRTVPYISKVSGVPVIEIATRVALGEKLKDMAYGTGIYKKPNVVAVKVPVFSTEKLSSVEVSLGPEMRSTGEVLGVGNNVDEAIYKGLLGAKRVHIIKDRKILVTIRDKDKEEFLPIAKSLVEHGSILYATKGTQKFLAENGVEATIVNKIDEPSPNISDILKNREVDLLINTPTKANDAQRDGFKMRRTAIEYGVEVLTSLDTISAILRMQDRHVDEAKLDVFDVSKI, from the coding sequence ATGTTAGATAAGTCTATAAAAAAAACATTAGTAATAGGTTCAGGACCAATCATAATAGGACAGGCAGCAGAGTTTGACTATTCAGGAACTCAAGCTTGTGAGACTCTAAAAAAAGAGGGAATAGAGGTTGTACTTATAAACTCTAATCCAGCAACAATAATGACAGATAAAGCAGTAGCTGACAGAATATATATTGAACCAATTACAGCAGATTTTGTTGAAAAAGTGATAGCCAAAGAAAGACCTGATTCTATAATTGCAGGAATGGGAGGACAGACTGGTCTGAACATGGTGGTTGAATTACATGAAAAAGGTATTCTTGAAAAATATGGAGTAAAAGTAATAGGAACATCTGTGGAAGCTATAAAAAAAGGAGAAGACAGAGAAATCTTCAGAGAAACTATGAATAAACTTGGAGAACCTATTATTCAAAGTAAAATTGTTGAAAGTCTTGAAGAAGGATTTGAAGTAGCTAGAGAAATAGGATATCCAGTAGTTGTAAGACCTGCTTACACACTTGGAGGAACTGGCGGTGGAATAGCAAATGATCCAAATGAACTGGAAGACATTCTAATGAAAGGGCTTTCATTGTCAATGGTAGGTCAAGTTTTGCTTGAAAAATCTATTTATGGATGGAAAGAAATTGAATATGAAGTAATAAGAGATAAAAATGGAAATACTATAGTTGTATGTAACATGGAAAATGTGGATCCAGTAGGAATCCACACTGGAGATTCAATAGTTGTTGCCCCTACACAAACTTTATCTGACAAGGAATGCAGAATGCTTAGAGCCTCAGCTGTGAAAATAGTAAATGAAGTTGGTGTTATTGGAGGATGTAATGTGCAGTTTGCTCTGCATCCAAAATCATTTGAATATGCAATAATAGAGATTAATCCAAGAGTATCAAGATCATCAGCATTAGCTTCTAAAGCAACAGGATATCCAATAGCAAGAGTGTCAACAAAACTGGCTATGGGGTATACTCTCAATGAAATAGTAAATGAAGCAACTCAAACTACTTATGCTTGCTTTGATCCTACAATAGACTATATTGTTGTAAAAATACCTAAATGGCCATTTGATAAATTTAAAAAGGCAAACAGAAGATTAGGAACAAAAATGATGGCAACAGGAGAAGTTATGGCAATAGGGAATAACTTTGAAGCAGCATTTTTGAAAGGTATCAGATCACTGGAAATTGGAAGATATAACTTAGAACATCCAGTAGCTAAAAAAATGACTATGGAAGAATTAAAAGCAGCAGTAGTAAAACCAGATGATGAAAGAATCTTTATAGTTGCAGAAATGCTGAGAAGAGGGTATATCAAAGAAAAACTGCAAAAGATAACAGGAATTGATAAATTCTTTATGGAAAAAATTGAGTGGATTGTAAAACAAGAGGAAATAGTAAAAAGAATGTCTCTTAGAGATTTAGATGAAATATATCTAAGAAAACTTAAAAAGAAAGGATTCTCAGATAAAGGTATTGCTGAATTAATGAGAATAAGTGAAGAAGATATAACTTCTAAGAGAAAAGAACATCATATATTACCAGTATATAAAATGGTAGATACTTGTGCTGGAGAATTTAAAGCTTCATCTTCATATTATTATTCAACATATGATCAATATGATGAAGTGGAAGTATCTGATAGAAGAAAAATTGTAGTAATAGGTTCAGGACCAATCAGAATAGGTCAGGGAATAGAATTTGATTACTGTACAGTTCATGCAGTAAAGACATTGAAAAAGTTAGGAATAGAAAGTATAATAATCAATAATAATCCAGAAACAGTATCAACAGATTTCTCAACAGCAGATAAACTATACTTTGAACCACTGGTAACAGAAGATATAATGAATATACTTGAAAAAGAGAAACCAGAAGGAGTAATACTTCAATTTGGAGGACAGACAGCAATCAAATTAGCAAATGATTTGAGCGACAGAGGAATCAAAGTCATAGGAACAAGCGCAGACAAAATAGATGAAGCAGAGGACAGAGAAAGATTTGAAGAAATGATGGAGGTTTTAAATATAGCAAGACCAAAAGGAAGAGCAGTATGGGATGTAGCTCATGGAATAGAAATAGCAAATGAGATAAAATATCCAGTATTAGTAAGACCATCATATGTACTTGGAGGACAGGGAATGGAAATCTGTCATGATGAGTACAATCTAGTAAAATATTTAGAAGCATCATTTGACAGAGATCCTTCAAATCCAGTATTGATAGATAAATATCTAAATGGAATAGAATTGGAAGTAGATGCAGTGTGCGATGGTGAAGAAGTACTTATCCCAGGAGTAATGGAGCATCTGGAAAGAGCTGGAGTTCACTCAGGAGATTCAATTACTATTTATCCTCAACAAAATCTATATGAAGGAACAGAGGATAAAATACTTAAAATAACTTACAAAATAGCGAAGGCTCTGGAAGTAAAAGGAATGATGAACATTCAGTTTATTGCATATGAAAATGAACTTTATGTAATAGAAGTAAATCCAAGATCATCAAGAACAGTTCCATATATTTCAAAAGTATCAGGAGTACCAGTTATTGAAATAGCAACAAGAGTAGCCTTGGGAGAAAAACTTAAAGATATGGCATATGGAACAGGAATTTATAAGAAACCAAATGTAGTAGCAGTAAAAGTACCAGTATTCTCAACAGAAAAATTATCGAGTGTAGAAGTATCATTAGGACCAGAAATGAGATCAACAGGAGAGGTATTGGGAGTAGGAAATAATGTTGATGAAGCTATCTATAAAGGGCTGTTAGGAGCAAAGAGAGTACATATTATAAAAGACAGAAAAATACTTGTGACAATCAGAGATAAAGATAAAGAGGAATTTTTGCCAATAGCCAAAAGTTTAGTTGAGCATGGATCAATTCTATATGCAACAAAAGGAACACAGAAATTCTTGGCAGAAAATGGAGTAGAGGCAACAATAGTAAATAAAATAGATGAACCATCACCAAATATATCAGATATATTGAAAAATAGAGAAGTAGATCTACTGATAAATACACCAACAAAAGCAAATGATGCTCAAAGAGATGGATTCAAAATGAGAAGAACAGCAATAGAATATGGAGTGGAAGTTTTAACATCTTTAGATACAATTAGTGCTATACTTAGAATGCAGGATAGACATGTAGATGAAGCAAAATTAGATGTATTTGATGTAAGTAAGATTTAA
- a CDS encoding carbamoyl phosphate synthase small subunit, whose product MKGKLILENGMSFDGKIFGHFGETTGEIVFTTGMTGYQEVLTDPSFYGKIVVMTYPMVGNYGLNLEDMESDKIHLKGFIIKEDAKLPNNFRCEMTLEGFLSQYNVVGFKGVDTRELTKIIRDNGSMKAIITDKELTHKELKERFDNFSCENAAEQVSRKGIIEIGGNGLKMGVLDLGVKRSTLDLLEKMGFAVSVFPYNTSSNELLKHNLDGLIISSGPGNPDEMVQIVKTVRGTLANVPVLGISLGAQLLNLALGGSIKKMKNGHRGSNHPVEDLKRNKIYITDQNHGYSIEKLGIYSEATHINLNDKTIEGFRCDTLAAMGIQFMPDLCTEDSNNMFTDFLSLIENGVNTQGIDDEHSSEYDENFEAEDIEAAEGYLN is encoded by the coding sequence ATGAAAGGAAAGCTTATTCTAGAAAATGGTATGAGTTTTGATGGAAAGATTTTTGGACATTTTGGGGAAACAACAGGAGAAATAGTCTTTACTACAGGAATGACTGGTTATCAGGAAGTTTTAACTGACCCATCTTTTTATGGAAAAATAGTTGTTATGACTTATCCAATGGTAGGAAACTATGGTCTAAATCTTGAGGATATGGAATCAGATAAAATACATTTGAAAGGATTTATTATAAAAGAAGATGCAAAACTTCCAAATAATTTCAGATGTGAAATGACTTTAGAAGGTTTTTTAAGTCAATATAATGTAGTTGGATTTAAAGGAGTAGATACTAGAGAACTAACTAAAATAATAAGAGATAATGGTTCAATGAAGGCTATTATTACAGATAAAGAATTAACTCATAAGGAATTAAAAGAAAGATTTGATAATTTTTCTTGTGAAAATGCAGCAGAACAAGTAAGCAGAAAAGGCATAATTGAAATTGGTGGAAATGGTTTAAAAATGGGAGTATTAGACTTAGGAGTAAAAAGAAGTACTTTAGATTTACTTGAAAAAATGGGATTTGCTGTATCTGTATTTCCTTATAATACTTCATCAAATGAATTATTGAAGCATAATCTTGATGGGTTGATTATTTCAAGTGGACCTGGAAATCCAGATGAAATGGTGCAGATAGTGAAAACAGTGAGAGGAACTTTGGCAAATGTTCCTGTGCTTGGAATATCTTTAGGAGCACAGCTTCTTAATTTAGCTTTAGGTGGAAGTATAAAAAAGATGAAAAATGGACATAGAGGATCAAATCATCCAGTAGAGGATTTAAAAAGAAATAAAATATATATAACAGATCAAAATCATGGATATTCAATAGAGAAATTAGGAATATATTCTGAGGCTACACATATTAACCTAAATGATAAAACAATAGAAGGATTCAGATGTGATACTCTTGCAGCTATGGGAATTCAATTTATGCCAGACCTTTGTACAGAAGATTCAAATAATATGTTTACAGACTTTTTATCATTAATTGAAAATGGGGTAAATACACAAGGTATTGATGATGAGCACAGCAGTGAATATGATGAAAACTTTGAAGCTGAAGATATTGAGGCAGCAGAAGGATATCTGAATTAG
- a CDS encoding amidohydrolase: protein MFKLESIKKELYAVEDTYKKDIETVCDYIFKNPELGEKEFLSSTYLIDLLKKNNFSVKENYCGLPTAFRAEYGDNDGPSIAFLAEYDALPGYGPDKVPGHACGHNWIAAGTYGAALVLSKFKNNFKGKVILIGTPAEETLGGKVNMVEQNAFDDIDIVLQMHLEANNNLNCKTLAIDCIKFQFTGKAAHAAAHPDEGINALDAVQLMYSGINCLRQHITSDSRIHGIITSGGDAPNTVPDFAECKFHIRANDRGYLNSLTQKVINCAKGAELMTGAVLKYEKYENSFDNLLNLPSLQDLMRKNLIEVGVSNFLDEKHGASGSSDIGNVSQVCPTMYTELALNIDEVCFVHDEAYLKYVNSDEAYDKLHKSVKAMTGTALELYLEPELLKVVKDDFKKFKRN from the coding sequence ATGTTTAAATTAGAAAGTATTAAAAAAGAACTTTATGCTGTTGAAGATACTTACAAGAAAGATATTGAAACTGTTTGTGACTATATTTTTAAGAATCCAGAACTTGGAGAAAAAGAGTTTCTTTCTTCAACATATCTTATAGATCTCTTAAAGAAAAATAATTTTTCTGTAAAAGAAAACTATTGTGGTCTTCCTACTGCTTTTAGAGCTGAATATGGTGATAATGACGGTCCAAGTATAGCTTTTTTAGCTGAATATGATGCTCTTCCTGGATATGGCCCCGACAAGGTACCAGGACATGCCTGCGGCCATAACTGGATAGCTGCTGGAACTTATGGTGCTGCTCTTGTTTTATCAAAATTTAAAAATAATTTCAAAGGCAAAGTAATATTGATAGGAACTCCAGCTGAAGAAACTTTAGGTGGAAAAGTAAACATGGTTGAGCAAAATGCCTTTGACGACATCGATATTGTACTTCAAATGCACTTGGAAGCTAATAATAATCTCAATTGTAAAACTTTGGCTATTGACTGCATCAAATTTCAATTCACTGGCAAAGCTGCTCATGCTGCCGCCCATCCAGATGAAGGAATAAATGCTTTAGATGCTGTTCAGTTGATGTATAGTGGTATTAATTGTTTAAGACAGCACATAACTTCAGATTCAAGAATTCATGGTATTATTACAAGTGGTGGAGATGCTCCTAACACTGTTCCTGATTTTGCTGAATGTAAATTTCATATTAGAGCAAATGACAGAGGTTATTTAAACTCCCTTACTCAAAAAGTTATTAATTGTGCAAAAGGTGCCGAACTTATGACTGGTGCTGTTTTGAAATATGAAAAATATGAAAATTCATTTGATAATCTTTTGAATCTTCCATCTCTACAGGATTTAATGAGAAAAAATCTTATAGAAGTTGGTGTGAGTAATTTTCTTGATGAAAAACATGGAGCTAGTGGTTCTTCTGATATTGGAAATGTCAGTCAAGTGTGTCCTACTATGTATACAGAACTGGCTCTTAATATTGATGAAGTATGTTTTGTTCATGATGAAGCATATTTAAAATATGTAAATTCAGATGAAGCATATGATAAACTTCATAAATCTGTAAAGGCTATGACTGGAACTGCTTTAGAACTTTATCTTGAACCTGAATTATTAAAAGTTGTTAAAGATGATTTTAAAAAGTTTAAAAGAAACTAG
- a CDS encoding putative ion transporter, which yields MSENTTRKKFTMPHTYVIIGIILVILTILTYIIPAGTYERAVDPVLNRTMVVQGSFKYIEQTPVSPFHMFMAVVEGLVSTADIIFFIFFAYGFVYLLIKTGAFYGSLGSLIKKFNGKETMIFPIFMIVFGICGSTFGLYEETYGLLPAFMGISVALGYDALVGGAAVILGTATGFAAATLNPFTIGIAQGIAELPIGSGIGLRIICFIVFQGSAIIYLMLYARKVRLHPELSIVKDVKFNFSNGMNREEMEQLPFNGKHKLIMLLFVVTIALLVYGTSQLGWYLNELSTLFFIMMIITGLVGGYNFSQIASLFIESVSDVIFGAMAVGVARSLTIVMENGHIIDTIINFMASTLSTMPRTIAAVGMVVVQNFINFFIPSGSGQAATSMPIMAPLADAIGLTRQTAVLAFQFGDGFSNMFWPTSAATVCGLMSLPIEKWYRFITPLFLFMFLLQIIFMVIAVAINYGPF from the coding sequence ATGTCAGAAAATACTACTAGAAAAAAATTTACAATGCCACACACTTATGTGATAATTGGAATCATTCTTGTTATACTAACTATTTTAACTTATATTATACCAGCAGGTACATATGAAAGAGCTGTAGACCCTGTTTTAAACAGAACAATGGTTGTTCAGGGTTCATTCAAATATATCGAACAAACTCCTGTATCTCCATTCCATATGTTTATGGCAGTGGTAGAAGGATTAGTTTCTACTGCTGATATTATATTTTTCATATTCTTTGCTTATGGCTTTGTGTATCTTTTAATAAAAACTGGAGCATTTTATGGTTCTCTTGGTTCTCTTATTAAAAAATTCAATGGAAAAGAAACTATGATATTTCCTATTTTTATGATAGTATTTGGTATCTGTGGCTCTACCTTTGGGCTTTATGAAGAAACTTATGGACTTCTTCCAGCTTTCATGGGAATATCTGTAGCCTTAGGGTATGATGCTTTAGTTGGTGGAGCTGCAGTTATCCTTGGTACAGCTACTGGATTCGCTGCTGCTACTCTTAATCCATTTACAATAGGAATTGCACAAGGAATTGCAGAACTTCCTATTGGTTCTGGAATTGGTTTAAGAATTATATGTTTTATTGTTTTTCAAGGAAGTGCAATCATTTATCTTATGCTTTATGCAAGAAAAGTAAGGCTGCATCCAGAACTTTCAATTGTTAAAGATGTTAAATTTAATTTTTCAAATGGTATGAATCGTGAAGAGATGGAACAGCTTCCTTTTAATGGAAAACATAAACTTATCATGCTGCTTTTTGTTGTAACTATAGCTTTGCTTGTATATGGCACAAGTCAGCTCGGGTGGTATCTGAATGAACTTTCTACTCTCTTCTTTATTATGATGATAATTACTGGATTAGTAGGGGGCTATAACTTCAGTCAAATAGCTTCTCTTTTTATAGAATCAGTTTCTGATGTCATATTTGGAGCAATGGCAGTTGGAGTAGCAAGATCACTTACTATTGTAATGGAAAATGGACATATAATTGATACTATAATTAATTTTATGGCTAGTACACTTTCTACTATGCCTAGAACTATTGCTGCTGTTGGAATGGTGGTTGTACAAAATTTCATCAATTTTTTCATACCTTCAGGTTCAGGACAGGCAGCTACATCTATGCCTATCATGGCTCCTTTGGCAGATGCCATTGGACTTACAAGACAGACAGCTGTGCTTGCCTTCCAATTCGGAGATGGTTTCTCTAATATGTTTTGGCCTACATCAGCAGCTACTGTCTGTGGACTTATGAGTCTTCCAATAGAAAAATGGTATAGATTTATCACTCCATTATTTTTATTTATGTTCCTGCTGCAAATTATATTTATGGTTATAGCAGTAGCAATTAATTATGGACCATTTTAA